DNA from Arthrobacter sp. SLBN-112:
CATCGGCTGCGGTCGCGGCCAGGAATACCTGGCCGATCGCCGCTAAGGGTGCATATCGAAGGTAAATGATTGGATGTCGCCAATGGCCCTCCCGGCTGAACCGGGTCCTGCTACCGCCTGCTGCGGTCCAGGAGCCACGATGCGTCCACGTCCGCCGGCGGTCGCCGGCGAAGTTTTCTGATCAGGATGGAGAAGGGCAGGAGCAGCAGTTGCAGCACTCCGGCGACGACCAGCAGCACAAGGAACAAGATGATGTCCGGGAGGTATAGGAGGAAGATGCCTGCCGCAGCGGCGAAGTACCCGAAGGTGTACCCGAGGATCGTCCCGGTATCCATGTCTGCTCCAAGGAACGGCCACCGTCGAAGGGTGGGTGCTATTGAATTGGTGGCTGCCCGGTCTCTTACCGGGCCTCGTCAGTTCGACGGGGGTCTCCTCGTCAGCCAGGGGCCTTTTTGATGCGCAACCTGCGTCGCCTTCGGGACGGGGCTTGATCGGTCACGGGCCGGGCCCTTCGCCAGGCCCTGTGGGGGCGATCGCTGGTGGGGTGGGGAGGCGGTAGGGCTGATGCCACCCTTGAGGACCCTCTCCTACGACGCCTCATCTCCAAAACAACGAGAAGGGTCAAGCCGATCCAGGCGAAGGCGGCAACGAATATCAGGACCACCGATTGAGGCGTGCTCACGACGGCGTTCCTTGCCGTGCGGCGCTGAACAGCTGAAGATTAGGAGCTGGGGGATGGATGGACATGATGTCCCGGCTTTCCGCGGCTACCGCTTCGGCCGGCTTCACAACCAATGAGTAAACTATCCGCCTGTCACGGCAGCTGAGCAAGACGTAACGAATTTGAAGCAACTGCAGTGCGGGTGGACGCGGAAAGGGTGCGCCCCGTTCGCTGAGCGCACCCTCCTCGAAGCTTCAGTTGAGTGGCAGCTACCGGCGGACACTCCTGCGACCAGAGATTCCTTCCGCGACCCCGATGAGAAGAACTGCTGCGATGACGGCAACGATGAATCCAAGGAAGTTCAGTTCGAAGATGTTGCCGGTTCCCAAGAGGCTGGCGATAACACCACCGATAACGGACCCGGCCAGGCCCAGCAAAAGCGTGGCGACGATGCTCAGATTTTGCTTGCCTGGCTTGATGAGCCGGGCAAGGGCACCAATGACGAGGCCTGCAACGATGAAACCAATCATGACTTGCCTTTCCTTTGCGCTTCTCTCGAAAGGGGGGACAACGAAAAGGGTGCGCCCCGTTCGCTGAGCGCACCCTTTTCGATTCCCCTCGCACCGGATCCCCATCCGACTGAGCCCATCATAAGCATGCTTAGCATTGCATGCGCAAGCCCATCGAGTATTTGGTGACGGACTGCGCGTGCGGGGTCTCAGGGAGACGGCTTTCTCAAGCTCGTCCACGAACCCGGTCCGCGGCAGTCAACCTCCAGGCCACACCCTTGTGCAGGCGACAAAGGATTTAATCCAGGCGACCCCCGTCTTGTCCCCCCTGCCGGCCGCGCTGGTCGAGAGGTGGGCGGACCACGGACATGTGTCGCATCTGGCCGAACCTGACCGGTTCGCAGAACGTGTCGCCGAATTTGTGAACTCAGTCCGGTGTTACTGCTGGGTCATCGCTGAACCATTCCAGGCAAAGAAAAAGGCTCTGATTCCCTCAGTTATAAGGGAATCAGAGCCTTCCTCGTCAGCGGTGACGGTGGGATTTGAACCCACGTTGGCTTTTACACCAAACAACATTTCGAGTGTTGCACCTTCGGCCGCTCGGACACGTCACCAACCTCAATAGGGTACCGGAGCATGGCCCGCATCCCCAAAACGGGGGCCATGCCGGTGCCGTCTGCCGGATCGTCCAAAGGCCCGCTTTCCATGTCCGGCGCCACCGGTTGATCGTCTTCGGGACGCGATGGAGGCAGATCATCAATGTCACACCCCCTTGTCATGATGGGTTTATGGGGAAAGCGGCGGTGGCAAGGGCGTTCGAGGACATCAAGGCCGCCCTCGCTGTGCTTGACGCGGAAGTTGATGGGGCGGGTTCAGAGGCGTTTTCGGAGGCTGATCCGTTGGCGGGGTTGGCGGATGGTTGCCTTGATATTTTGGCTGGGTCCCGGGAGGTGGAGGCGGGGATCGCGGGGCTAAAGGTGAAGGCTGCGGTGCGGTACGCGGAGACTGCCCATGCTCTTGCGCCGCCGGATACCCCGGTGGTGGCGCAGGAGATGGCGGTCGCGGCGGAGATAGGGTGCGTGCTGGCGTTGGGTCCGCGGGCTGCGGTGTCGTTCCTTGCCACGTCCCATGCCCTGACCGTCGGTTTGCCGCGGACCTTGGAGGCTTTGCGGGCCGGGAGCCTGTCGTGGCAGCACGCCGTGGCCATGGCCGACGAAACCGCTGCCCTTGATCCTGCGGGCGCCGCGGCGTTGGAGGCCCATTTCCTGGACCCCAACGCACCTGACGCCATGCGGGGGTGCCCGGTGGGGGAGATGCCGGCGCACCGGTTCAAGGCCAAGGCCCGGCTCTGGCGGGAACGCCACCACGCGGAGTCGATCGAGAAGCGGCACGCCAGATCGGTACTGGACCGACGGGTAGAGTTTCGGCCGGACCGGGACGGGATGGCCTGGCTCTCGGCGTGCCTCCCGGCGGACCAAGCTGTGGCTGGCTGGAACCGGCTCACCGCTATTGCCCGTGGGATGCAGGGCCCGCACGAGTCCCGCACCATGCCCCAGCTGCGGGCTGACAATTTCGCCGAAGCGATCCTTGGCAGCAGCAACAGCACCGGCAGTGGTACCGGCCCCGCGGGGGTCCCGTCGCCGATCAGGGCCCAGGTGCTGGTGACGGTCCCGGTGTTTTCCCTGCTGAGTTTGACGGATGAGCCGGCGGTGCTGGACGGGTACGGGCCGATCCCGCCGTCGATGGCACGGCGCCTCGTTGCGGACGGGGCAGATTCGTTTCACCGCGTGTTGGTGGATCCGCGGGACGGGGCGCCGCTGGAGATCGGCAGGACCAGCTACCGAATCACGAAAGCGATGCGGGCCTGGCTGAGGATGCGGGAAGGCAAGTGTCCGTTCCCCGGTTGCAGCAACAACTCCTTGGACAACGACGCCGACCACATCCTCGCCTGGCACAAAGGCGGCACAACGGGGATCAGCAATTTGGGACAGCCCTGCCCCAAGCACCACAGGCTCCGGCACACCACAGGCTGGAAACCCACCCCGGCCAGCAAGAACGAACCACCCGGCTGGACCTCACCCACCGGCCGGCACTACAAAAGCGAACACCAGGACTGGGAACCACCACACTGGCCTCCCGGGTTCCTGCCCGGCCAACGAAGCCTCCTCGAGGAAGCACTCCTCCAGCATCTCGCCTCATAAACCGAAGCTGCTGCACTGGGGAGTGTTAATCCGCCGCGTGGCTAGTCGACGCCACCACCTTCCTGGAGGCGGGGGCGGCTGGCGCTGGCCTCCAGCCCATGCCGCGACACCCTGCCACCCGCCGTCGGACTTTCCCTGTCCATGCGCGTCCGATTAGATTCATCAGCAAGATGACAAATTCACAGACTCCGATCCACGCAACCGCATACTGGACCACTGCCAAGGAGCACGGCGAGCTGAGGCCTGAAGAGGTGCCCGCGCCGGGGCCGGGCGAAGCGCTGGTCC
Protein-coding regions in this window:
- a CDS encoding HNH endonuclease signature motif containing protein, producing MGKAAVARAFEDIKAALAVLDAEVDGAGSEAFSEADPLAGLADGCLDILAGSREVEAGIAGLKVKAAVRYAETAHALAPPDTPVVAQEMAVAAEIGCVLALGPRAAVSFLATSHALTVGLPRTLEALRAGSLSWQHAVAMADETAALDPAGAAALEAHFLDPNAPDAMRGCPVGEMPAHRFKAKARLWRERHHAESIEKRHARSVLDRRVEFRPDRDGMAWLSACLPADQAVAGWNRLTAIARGMQGPHESRTMPQLRADNFAEAILGSSNSTGSGTGPAGVPSPIRAQVLVTVPVFSLLSLTDEPAVLDGYGPIPPSMARRLVADGADSFHRVLVDPRDGAPLEIGRTSYRITKAMRAWLRMREGKCPFPGCSNNSLDNDADHILAWHKGGTTGISNLGQPCPKHHRLRHTTGWKPTPASKNEPPGWTSPTGRHYKSEHQDWEPPHWPPGFLPGQRSLLEEALLQHLAS
- a CDS encoding GlsB/YeaQ/YmgE family stress response membrane protein — protein: MIGFIVAGLVIGALARLIKPGKQNLSIVATLLLGLAGSVIGGVIASLLGTGNIFELNFLGFIVAVIAAVLLIGVAEGISGRRSVRR